A genomic window from Punica granatum isolate Tunisia-2019 chromosome 2, ASM765513v2, whole genome shotgun sequence includes:
- the LOC116196574 gene encoding NPC intracellular cholesterol transporter 1, which produces MTSRREKMDSSLAFWAAVFLIQLICFVSLVSCQKAEPDILVDSGATSLSHERIGDRHSRDYCAMYDICGERSDGKVLNCPYSFPAVEPDELLSAKIQSLCPTITGNVCCTEAQFDTLRAQVQQAIPFLVGCPACLRNFLNLFCELSCSPNQSLFINVTAVAEVKSNVTVDAIDFFVTEEFGEGLYNSCKDVKFGTMNTRALEFIGAGARNYREWFAFIGQKAELYFPGSPYAIKFKTRVAESSPMKLMNVSVYSCGDTSLGCSCGDCPASPACSGVGPPPSHKSDSCSIKIGSLQVKCIEFSMAILYVVLVAAFFGWTFRGKSERRRSASMKQPLLDSMGEGGSSENDEKLPMKVPEYSRRDNVHFSSVHGYVTSFYRSWGIYVARNPARVLCLSLAVVLLLCVGLVRFEVETRPEKLWVGPGSKAAEEKQFFDSHLAPFYRIEQLILATLPDANSGARPSIVTDSNIQLLFEIQKKIDGISANYSGSVVSLTDICLKPLGEDCATQSILQYFKMDPENFETYGGVTHAEYCFQHYTSAETCLSAFKAPLDPSTALGGFSGTNYSEASAFVVTYPVNNAVEDANDANGRAVAWEKVFVQLAKEELLPLVQSNNLTLSFSSESSIEEELKRESTADVVTIVVSYLVMFAYISVTLGDTPRLSTFYISSKVLLGLSGVIIVLLSVLGSVGFFSALGVKSTLIIMEVIPFLVLAVGVDNMCILVHAVKRQPSDLPLENRISNALVEVGPSITLASLSEVLAFAVGAFISMPACRVFSMFAALAVLLDFLLQVTAFVALITYDFRRAQDNRIDCFPCIKLNYSEAYDEGSDQRRPGLLVRYMKEIHARILGIWGVKVFVVAVFVAFTLASIALTTRIEAGLEQQIVLPRDSYLQGYFTNVSEYLRIGPPLYFVVKGYNYSTESSHTNKLCSISNCDSNSLLNEISRASSTPESSYIAKPAASWLDDFLVWLSPEAFGCCRKFINGTYCPPDDQPPCCSPDEGLCGFGGVCKDCTTCFRRSDLLNGRPSTTQFKEKLPWFLDALPSADCAKGGHGAYTSSVDLNGYESGVIRASEFRTYHTPLNNQGNYVDSLRAAREFSSRVSDSLQMDIFPYSVFYIFFEQYLNIWRVALINISIALGAIFVVCLVFTSSLWSSAIVLIVLAMMVVDLMGVVAILNIQLNAVSVVNLIMSIGIAVEFCLHILQAFLVSRGDRDQRMRGALSTMGASVFSGITLTKLCGVIVLCFSRSEIFVVYYFQMYLALVLIGFLHGLVFLPVVLSLFGPPSISTPPAPPELS; this is translated from the exons ATGACTTCCCGCAGGGAGAAGATGGACTCCTCTTTGGCTTTCTGGGCTGCAGTTTTCCTCATACAG CTCATTTGTTTCGTGTCCCTGGTGAGTTGTCAGAAGGCTGAACCAGATATTCTTGTGGACTCTGGGGCCACGTCTCT CTCTCATGAGAGGATTGGCGACAGGCATTCTAGAGATTATTGTGCGATGTATGACATATGTGGAGAACGCAGCGATGGGAAAGTTTTAAATTGCCCGTACAGTTTCCCAGCAGTAGAG CCTGATGAGCTGTTATCTGCAAAAATCCAAAGCCTTTGTCCCACTATAACTGGAAATGTTTGCTGTACAGAAGCCCAGTTTGATACACTACGTGCACAAGTTCAACAA GCAATACCATTTCTTGTGGGCTGTCCTGCATGCTTAAGGAACTTCCTGAACCTCTTCTGTGAGCTTTCTTGCTCCCCTAATCAAAGTCTTTTCATCAATGTAACAGCTGTGGCAGAG gTTAAGAGCAATGTTACAGTCGATGCCATTGACTTTTTTGTTACCGAAGAATTTGGAGAAGGGTTATATAACTCTTGCAAGGATGTAAAGTTTGGGACAATGAACACACGTGCACTAGAATTTATTGGTGCGGGGGCAAGAAACTACAGAG AGTGGTTTGCGTTTATTGGCCAGAAAGCAGAGCTCTATTTCCCTGGGTCACCTTATGCAATCAAATTTAAGACAAGGGTTGCCGAGTCATCTCCTATGAAGCTCATGAATGTCTCTGTTTATTCCTGTGGCGACACTTCATTGGGGTGCTCTTGTGGGGACTGCCCAGCTTCTCCGGCGTGCTCTGGTGTAGGACCTCCTCCTTCGCATAAAAGTGATTCCTGTTCCATCAAAATTGGATCTCTTCAG GTCAAATGCATTGAGTTTTCGATGGCTATATTGTACGTTGTTTTAGTTGCTGCATTTTTTGGATGGACTTTCCGTGGAAAAAGTGAAAGGAGGAGATCTGCATCTATGAAGCAGCCGTTACTGGATTCTATGGGGGAAGGTGGAAGTAGTGAGAACGATGAGAAGCTGCCAATGAAG GTGCCTGAATATAGCAGAAGAGACAACGTTCACTTTTCCTCTGTCCATGGATATGTCACAAGTTTTTACCG GAGTTGGGGTATATACGTGGCGAGAAATCCAGCTCGCGTGCTGTGCTTGTCATTGGCTGTTGTCCTCTTACTTTGTGTAGGTCTCGTTCGTTTCGAGGTGGAAACCCGGCCAGAGAAG CTGTGGGTTGGCCCTGGGAGTAAAGCAGCGGAAGAGAAACAGTTTTTTGACAGTCATCTTGCTCCCTTCTATAGGATCGAGCAG CTCATCTTAGCAACTCTTCCTGATGCCAATAGTGGTGCGAGACCAAGCATTGTCACAGACAGTAACATCCAGCTGCTTTTTGAGATACAGAAAAAG ATTGATGGAATCAGTGCTAACTATTCTGGATCAGTGGTGTCCCTAACCGACATTTGTTTGAAGCCACTTGGGGAAGATTGTGCAACTCAAAGTATACTGCAG TATTTTAAGATGGATCCTGAAAATTTCGAGACATACGGAGGAGTGACCCATGCTGAATATTGCTTTCAG CATTATACATCAGCAGAGACATGTCTGAGCGCATTTAAAGCTCCACTAGATCCAAGCACTGCACTGGGGGGATTTTCTGGAACTAATTATTCTGAG GCATCCGCATTCGTCGTCACCTACCCAGTTAATAATGCTGTAGAAGATGCCAATGATGCGAATGGTAGGGCCGTGGCATGGGAGAAGGTTTTCGTTCAATTAGCGAAG GAGGAGCTGCTGCCACTTGTGCAGTCCAACAATCTCaccctttcattttcttctgaAAGCTCAATTGAGGAAGAACTGAAAAGAGAAAGCACTGCAGATGTTGTGACAATAGTG GTGAGCTACCTTGTTATGTTTGCTTACATATCGGTGACATTGGGAGATACACCTCGCTTATCCACATTTTATATCTCCTCGAAG GTGTTACTTGGTCTTTCGGGAGTTATCATTGTGTTGCTCTCTGTTCTTGGGTCAGTTGGATTTTTCAGTGCTTTGGGAGTCAAATCTACTTTAATCATAATGGAAGTCATTCCTTTCCTAGTCTTAGCG GTTGGAGTGGATAACATGTGTATATTGGTTCATGCTGTGAAAAGGCAACCTTCAGATTTGCCTTTAGAGAATCGAATAAGTAACGCGCTTGTTGAAGTCGGACCATCAATAACATTAGCTAGCTTGTCTGAGGTCCTTGCATTTGCAGTTGGTGCTTTTATTTCTATGCCAGCCTGCCGTGTCTTCTCGATGTTTGCTG CTTTGGCTGTTCTATTGGACTTCCTTCTTCAAGTCACTGCATTTGTTGCATTAATAACATACGACTTCAGAAGAGCCCAGGATAACAGGATTGATTGTTTCCCATGCATAAAACTCAATTATTCTGAGGCATACGATGAAG GATCTGATCAGAGAAGACCAGGACTGCTAGTCCGATATATGAAG GAAATTCATGCTCGTATACTTGGAATCTGGGGGGTTAAAGTGTTCGTCGTTGCTGTCTTTGTTGCATTTACCCTAGCAAGCATA GCATTAACTACTAGGATTGAAGCTGGATTGGAGCAACAAATTGTTCTTCCTCGGGACTCCTACCTTCAG GGGTATTTCACCAATGTCTCCGAGTATCTCAGAATTGGACCACCATTATATTTTGTTGTTAAGGGGTACAACTATAG CACTGAATCAAGTCACACCAACAAGTTATGCTCTATCAGCAATTGTGACTCAAACTCTCTTCTCAATGAG ATATCAAGAGCCTCTTCAACCCCAGAATCAAGTTATATAGCTAAGCCAGCAGCATCCTGGTTGGACGATTTTCTCGTGTGGTTATCTCCCGAGGCTTTTGGTTGCTGTAGGAAATTCATAAATGGTACTTATTGCCCTCCCGATGATCAG CCTCCGTGTTGTTCACCAGATGAAGGCTTATGTGGGTTTGGTGGTGTATGCAAAGACTGCACGACG TGCTTTCGCCGATCTGATCTGTTAAATGGCCGGCCTTCTACGACACAATTTAAGGAGAAGCTTCCTTGGTTCCTTGATGCACTGCCATCAGCTGACTGCGCAAAGGGTGGGCATGGGGCTTACACGAGTAGTGTTGATCTAAATG GTTATGAGAGTGGTGTCATTAGAGCATCAGAATTTCGGACATATCACACGCCTCTCAATAATCAA GGCAATTATGTTGACTCTCTGCGTGCTGCCAGAGAGTTCAGCTCCAGAGTTTCTGATTCTTTGCAG ATGGACATATTCCCATATTCAGTCTTCTATATCTTCTTCGAGCAATACCTCAACATATGGAGGGTAGCTTTGATCAACATCTCTATTGCACTTG GTGCTATATTTGTTGTTTGTTTGGTGTTCACATCGAG TTTATGGAGTTCGGCGATCGTATTGATTGTTTTGGCAATGATGGTCGTAGATCTGATG GGCGTCGTGGCAATTCTGAATATCCAGTTGAATGCCGTCTCCGTCGTAAACCTCATCATGTCAATTGGGATCGCTGTTGAATTTTGCTTGCATATATTACAGGCGTTCCTG GTATCACGAGGTGATCGAGACCAACGAATGAGAGGGGCTCTCAGTACCATGGGGGCTTCTGTCTTCAG TGGCATTACACTGACGAAACTGTGTGGAGTAATCGTCCTTTGCTTCTCTAGATCAGAAATCTTTGTG GTTTACTACTTCCAAATGTACCTTGCACTGGTTCTCATAGGTTTCTTGCATGGCCTCGTGTTTCTACCA GTGGTGCTTAGTCTGTTCGGCCCCCCGTCTATATCTACTCCTCCTGCTCCTCCAGAACTTAGTTGA
- the LOC116195730 gene encoding probable galacturonosyltransferase 3 isoform X2: MTATDAMAERKYTQLMQKQAISQMMSDTTGSIRLGRVKMKDLSPSWVWDNPINGKHGRQINFQVETASSNQSRMILEGRNHHQQMQTSPVNPVKLKRWMMRQERRERRTAELIRLDKERDSQMVDAAIERSKNLDTTIQGKYSIWRRDYENPNSDSTVRLMRDQIIMAKAYATIARSKNDTVLYNSLMKHSRENQQIIREASSDADLDPSALHQAKAMGHMLSLAKDQLYDCLVIARKLRAMLQSAEENVNSAKKKSAFLIQLAAKTVPRPLHCLPLQLAADYYFLGHKSGKDLGKEKIEDPSLYHYAIFSDNVLATSVVVNSTVQHAKEPEKHVFHIVTDKLNFPAMKMWFIANPPAKATVHVENIDDFKWLNSSYCSVLRQLESARIKEYYFKANQASSLTAGADNLKYRNPKYLSMLNHLRFYLPEVYPKLEKILFLDDDIVVQKDLTPLWSVDLRGMVNGAVETCKESFHRFDKYLNFSNPKISDNFDPSACGWAFGMNIFDLKEWRKRNITGIYHRWQDMNEDRTLWKLGTLPPGLITFYNLTYPLDRRWHVLGLGYDPALNQTEIENAGVIHYNGNYKPWLDLAFSKYKTYWSKYVQYDNPYLQLCNISV; the protein is encoded by the exons CGACACTACTGGATCTATTAGGCTTGGTAGGGTGAAAATGAAAGACCTTTCTCCTTCCTGGGTGTGGGATAATCCAATCAATGGAAAGCATGGTCGTCAGATAAACTTTCAG GTAGAAACAGCTAGTAGCAATCAATCTAGAATGATATTAGAAGGCAGAAATCATCATCAGCAAATGCAAACCTCACCTGTGAACCCTGTGAAGCTCAAGCGCTGG ATGATGCGGCAGGAAAGGCGGGAACGAAGAACTGCTGAACTAATTCGACTAGATAAAGAAAGAGACAGTCAGATGGTTGATGCTGCAATTGAACGGTCTAAAAACCTTGATACTACTATCCAGGGAAAATACAGCATATGGAGGAGAGATTATGAAAATCCAAATTCTGATTCAACTGTGAGACTTATGCGAGACCAGATCATAATGGCAAAAGCATATGCTACAATCGCCAGATCTAAGAATGATACTGTTTTGTACAATTCTCTCATGAAACACTCTAGAGAGAATCAGCAAATTATCAGAGAAGCAAGTTCCGATGCTGACCTTGACCCTAG TGCTCTTCATCAAGCGAAAGCCATGGGTCACATGCTCTCTCTAGCAAAAGATCAACTATACGATTGCCTTGTAATTGCGAGGAAATTAAGGGCAATGCTACAATCAGCTGAAGAAAATGTGAATTCTGCAAAGAAAAAGAGTGCCTTCTTAATTCAGCTAGCCGCAAAAACAGTTCCTAGACCATTGCATTGCCTTCCTCTGCAGCTAGCAGCAGACTATTATTTTCTGGGTCATAAAAGTGGAAAAGATCTGGGCAAGGAGAAGATTGAAGATCCTTCTCTCTACCATTATGCCATCTTTTCTGATAACGTACTGGCAACATCTGTGGTGGTCAACTCTACAGTGCAGCATGCAAAGGAGCCAGAGAAACATGTTTTCCACATAGTCACAGATAAACTAAATTTCCCGGCAATGAAGATGTGGTTTATTGCCAACCCCCCTGCAAAAGCAACAGTTCACGTGGAGAATATTGATGATTTTAAGTGGCTTAATTCTTCGTACTGTTCTGTGCTGCGTCAACTAGAATCTGCCAGGATAAAAGAATACTACTTCAAAGCAAATCAAGCTTCCTCCCTGACTGCAGGGGCTGACAATCTCAAGTACAGAAACCCAAAATACTTGTCGATGCTGAACCACCTCCGTTTCTATCTCCCTGAGGTCTATCCAAAATTGGAGAAGATTCTCTTTTTGGATGATGATATTGTAGTCCAGAAGGACCTGACGCCTCTTTGGTCTGTTGATTTGCGTGGGATGGTAAATGGCGCAGTGGAGACCTGTAAAGAGAGTTTTCATAGGTTTGATAAGTATCTCAACTTTTCTAATCCTAAGATCTCTGATAACTTTGATCCCAGCGCTTGCGGCTGGGCCTTTGGTATGAACATTTTCGACCTCAAGGAGTGGAGGAAGCGAAACATCACTGGGATCTATCACCGTTGGCAAGACATG AATGAAGACCGAACTCTCTGGAAACTTGGAACACTCCCTCCAGGGTTGATTACATTCTACAACTTGACCTACCCACTAGATAGGAGGTGGCACGTGCTGGGGCTGGGCTATGATCCCGCCCTCAACCAGACGGAAATAGAAAATGCAGGCGTTATCCATTACAACGGGAACTACAAGCCATGGCTGGATTTGGCCTTTTCCAAGTACAAGACATATTGGTCTAAATACGTCCAGTACGATAATCCGTATCTCCAGCTCTGCAACATCAGCGTATGA
- the LOC116195729 gene encoding pentatricopeptide repeat-containing protein At2g17210 — MVANIPNRISWIKELSSGGKWFEVFSHYNELRRAGLQVTDPSAFSSIIKACSKLSSSHGESVQACVIKLGLASVSSVANSGLDFYVKCRDYRSAMTVFRSMENRDSISWNILVHGFLDMGDWGEGLRWFRNARAANFEPNISTLVLLIQACRRARFEHEALGVHGYIMKSGFQYVPSVQNSLLGMYAGIDMEGAKKLFDEMPERDAISWSVIIGGYVNSKEAEIALRIFQEMVSEANVRPDEVTIASVVKACANFGILMLGRAVHGFVTCNGLDADIFVENSLIDMYSKCKDVDSAVQVFWELSQKDLVSWNAMLSGLVLNEKYQEALLMFSSMAKGGVEFDEVTLVNILQICKSYAHRSWCKSIHGVVIRGGYEMNELLLNCLIDAYGKCGHVNIAQKLFSGLKRRDVVSWSALIAGFAHSGKPDEAIRVFDEMIWAAEKPNGVTMVNLLEACALSGELNRSKSAHGIAVRRGLADEVAVGSAILDMYSKSGAIECSRRVFDQMPHKNIVTWSAMIAGYGMNGLAREALALLAQLREQGMKPNAVTALSVLSACSHGGLVEEGISLFEWMVQEDGLIRSPEHYACIADMLSRAGSPGRAIDLIESMPPGIKPTASAWAAIMSACKSSGNAEIGERAVPRVLELEPLCSTNYMLASGMFAAGGKRSEAAWVRRLVKERGVKVIAGYSLVYVENRACRFVAWDKTHPFAGEISRVVEQLHLSMRFESRSGKSVGIDSYGQPWDELSC; from the coding sequence ATGGTGGCAAACATACCGAACCGGATCTCGTGGATTAAAGAGCTCTCCTCGGGCGGGAAATGGTTCGAAGTATTCTCCCACTACAATGAACTGAGGAGGGCGGGCCTCCAAGTCACGGACCCATCAGCGTTCTCCTCCATTATTAAAGCATGCTCGAAGCTCTCATCGTCCCATGGAGAATCTGTCCAGGCTTGCGTGATCAAGCTCGGACTAGCTTCAGTCTCCTCGGTTGCCAATTCGGGTCTAGACTTTTATGTGAAGTGCAGGGACTACAGATCCGCGATGACTGTCTTCCGGTCAATGGAAAATCGAGATTCGATATCCTGGAACATTCTGGTACACGGGTTCCTCGACATGGGTGACTGGGGAGAAGGGTTGCGGTGGTTTAGGAATGCTCGGGCTGCAAATTTTGAGCCAAATATATCCACCTTGGTGCTCTTGATTCAAGCGTGCAGGAGGGCTCGGTTCGAGCATGAAGCATTAGGAGTTCATGGCTACATCATGAAGAGCGGGTTTCAATATGTTCCGTCTGTTCAGAATTCCTTGCTGGGTATGTATGCAGGGATTGACATGGAGGGTGCTAAGAAATTGTTCGATGAAATGCCTGAGAGAGATGCTATATCATGGAGTGTGATCATTGGAGGATATGTGAACAGCAAGGAAGCGGAGATCGCGCTAAGAATTTTCCAGGAGATGGTGTCTGAGGCAAATGTTCGTCCGGATGAAGTGACGATTGCGAGTGTTGTTAAAGCTTGTGCCAACTTCGGGATTTTGATGTTGGGAAGGGCGGTGCATGGGTTCGTGACCTGCAATGGCCTGGATGCCGATATTTTTGTGGAAAACTCTCTGATTGATATGTATTCTAAGTGTAAGGATGTCGACTCTGCTGTTCAGGTTTTCTGGGAATTATCTCAGAAGGACCTCGTTTCCTGGAATGCTATGTTGTCTGGCCTCGTTCTTAATGAGAAGTATCAGGAAGCTCTGTTGATGTTCAGCTCGATGGCCAAAGGAGGAGTTGAGTTCGATGAGGTGACTCTTGTAAATATTCTTCAGATATGCAAGTCTTATGCACATCGTTCTTGGTGCAAGTCGATTCATGGCGTAGTTATTAGGGGGGGATATGAAATGAATGAGCTTTTGCTCAATTGTTTGATCGATGCATATGGAAAGTGTGGCCATGTCAATATAGCTCAGAAGCTATTCAGTGGGTTGAAGAGGAGGGACGTAGTCTCATGGAGTGCTTTGATAGCGGGGTTTGCTCATAGTGGGAAGCCTGATGAAGCCATCCGCGTGTTTGACGAGATGATCTGGGCCGCGGAGAAACCAAATGGAGTCACAATGGTGAACTTGCTTGAGGCCTGTGCTCTTTCCGGTGAACTCAACCGGTCGAAGTCGGCCCACGGGATTGCAGTTCGGAGAGGCCTTGCAGATGAAGTCGCAGTCGGCTCTGCAATCCTTGACATGTACTCAAAGAGTGGTGCCATTGAGTGCTCGAGAAGGGTCTTCGACCAGATGCCTCACAAAAACATTGTCACATGGAGTGCCATGATTGCAGGGTACGGCATGAACGGCCTCGCACGGGAAGCCCTGGCCCTGCTGGCCCAGTTAAGGGAGCAGGGAATGAAGCCGAACGCGGTGACTGCCCTCTCCGTTCTCTCTGCGTGCAGTCACGGAGGCCTGGTGGAGGAGGGGATTTCCCTCTTCGAGTGGATGGTCCAGGAGGATGGTCTCATCCGGAGCCCAGAACACTACGCTTGTATTGCTGACATGCTGAGCCGGGCTGGGAGCCCAGGTAGAGCGATCGACCTGATTGAGAGCATGCCTCCAGGGATAAAACCCACGGCGAGTGCCTGGGCCGCGATCATGAGCGCCTGCAAGAGCTCCGGGAATGCCGAGATTGGTGAGAGAGCTGTCCCCCGGGTTCTGGAGCTGGAACCGCTCTGCTCCACAAACTACATGCTGGCGTCGGGGATGTTTGCAGCCGGTGGGAAGCGGAGCGAGGCGGCCTGGGTGAGAAGGCTGGTGAAGGAGAGAGGGGTGAAGGTGATTGCAGGTTACAGTCTGGTCTATGTGGAGAATAGGGCCTGTAGGTTTGTTGCCTGGGATAAGACTCATCCATTTGCTGGTGAGATTAGTAGAGTGGTGGAACAGCTGCATCTGTCCATGAGGTTCGAAAGCAGAAGCGGCAAGTCCGTGGGCATCGACTCTTATGGGCAACCGTGGGACGAACTCTCGTGTTGA